In Pseudoxanthomonas sp., one genomic interval encodes:
- a CDS encoding AAA family ATPase has product MSAIPSTRPMLSEGLADALARAQAQVNALVLGKSHEVRLAFVALLSDGHLLIEDLPGLGKTTLAHALAATLGLTFQRVQFTSDLLPADVLGVSVYDAQARAFTFHPGPVFAHVLLADEINRAPPRTQSALLEAMAEHQVTLDGVTHALPQPFFVIATQNPVDLSGTYPLPDSQLDRFLLRLALGYPSAESERQLLAGSDRRTMIARAMPLLSADDVLALREAVNGVHASDALIDYVQALLTRSRQHPGIRVGLSPRAGIALLRAARAYALLLGRSHVLPDDVQALFAAVAAHRLVPEAEAASAGALAKAILHAVPVD; this is encoded by the coding sequence ATGTCCGCCATCCCCAGCACCCGCCCTATGCTATCCGAAGGCCTGGCCGACGCACTCGCCCGTGCGCAGGCGCAGGTGAACGCGCTGGTGCTCGGCAAGTCGCACGAGGTACGGCTCGCCTTCGTGGCGCTGCTGTCCGACGGTCACCTGCTGATCGAGGACCTGCCAGGCCTGGGCAAGACGACGCTGGCGCACGCGCTGGCGGCCACGCTGGGACTGACGTTCCAGCGCGTGCAGTTCACGTCCGACCTGCTGCCCGCCGATGTGCTGGGCGTCTCGGTGTACGACGCGCAGGCGCGCGCCTTCACCTTCCATCCCGGTCCGGTGTTCGCCCACGTGCTGCTGGCCGACGAGATCAACCGTGCGCCGCCGCGCACGCAGAGCGCGCTGCTCGAAGCGATGGCGGAACATCAGGTGACGCTGGACGGCGTCACCCACGCGTTGCCGCAGCCGTTCTTCGTGATCGCCACGCAGAACCCGGTGGATCTGTCCGGCACGTACCCGTTGCCGGATTCGCAGCTGGATCGGTTCCTGCTGCGCCTGGCGCTCGGCTATCCCAGCGCCGAATCCGAACGCCAACTGCTGGCCGGCAGCGACCGGCGGACGATGATCGCGCGGGCGATGCCGCTGCTGTCTGCGGACGACGTGCTCGCGCTGCGCGAGGCGGTGAACGGCGTGCATGCCAGCGATGCGCTGATCGACTACGTGCAGGCGCTGCTCACGCGCAGCCGCCAGCATCCGGGAATACGCGTGGGACTGTCGCCGCGTGCGGGCATCGCCCTGCTGCGTGCGGCCCGCGCCTACGCGCTGCTGCTCGGGCGCAGCCATGTGCTGCCCGACGACGTGCAGGCGCTGTTCGCGGCCGTCGCGGCGCATCGTTTGGTGCCGGAAGCGGAAGCGGCGTCGGCCGGGGCGCTGGCCAAGGCCATCCTGCATGC